One genomic segment of Amycolatopsis sp. WQ 127309 includes these proteins:
- the groL gene encoding chaperonin GroEL (60 kDa chaperone family; promotes refolding of misfolded polypeptides especially under stressful conditions; forms two stacked rings of heptamers to form a barrel-shaped 14mer; ends can be capped by GroES; misfolded proteins enter the barrel where they are refolded when GroES binds), with the protein MPKQIRFDEDARRALERGVNKLADTVKVTLGPRGRHVVLDKKFGGPTITLDGVTVAREIELDDPFENLGAQLAKSVATKTNDVAGDGTTTATVLAQSLVKVGLRNVAAGANPTSIGRGIEAAAAKVIEVLKSKATPVKGRESIAQVGTVTSRDANIGALLGEAVEKVGEDGVITIEESSTLATELVITEGVQFDKGFLSAHFATNPEEQKAILEDAYILLVREKVSSLAELLPVLEKVVEAKKPLLIIAEDVDGEALSTLVVNSLRKTITAVAVKAPFFGDRRKAFLDDLAFVTGGEVVSAEIGQKLSETDLGSLGKARRIVVTKDDTTIVDGGGAKDAIQGRIAQIRKEIETTDSDWDREKLQERLAKLGGGVAVIKVGAATETELNERKHRIEDAVAATKAAVEEGILPGGGSALVHAVKELEDGLGLEGDEATGVRIVRDALSAPLFWIATNAGHEGAVIVNKVREQSWGHGFNAATGELTDLLAAGIVDPVKVTRSAVANAASIARLVLTTESSIVEKPAEEESAAAGHGHSH; encoded by the coding sequence ATGCCCAAGCAGATCAGATTCGACGAGGACGCTCGTCGCGCCTTGGAGCGCGGGGTGAACAAGCTCGCCGACACGGTCAAGGTCACCCTCGGCCCGCGCGGTCGCCACGTCGTGCTCGACAAGAAGTTCGGCGGCCCGACCATCACCCTCGACGGCGTGACCGTCGCCCGTGAGATCGAGCTCGACGACCCGTTCGAGAACCTCGGCGCCCAGCTCGCCAAGAGCGTGGCCACCAAGACCAACGACGTCGCCGGCGACGGCACCACGACCGCGACGGTGCTCGCGCAGTCGCTGGTGAAGGTCGGCCTGCGCAACGTCGCGGCCGGCGCGAACCCGACCTCGATCGGCCGTGGCATCGAAGCCGCCGCGGCGAAGGTCATCGAGGTCCTCAAGAGCAAGGCGACCCCGGTCAAGGGCCGCGAGAGCATCGCGCAGGTCGGCACCGTCACCTCGCGTGACGCGAACATCGGCGCCCTGCTCGGCGAAGCCGTCGAGAAGGTCGGCGAAGACGGCGTCATCACCATCGAGGAGTCGTCGACCCTGGCGACCGAGCTGGTGATCACCGAGGGCGTCCAGTTCGACAAGGGCTTCCTCTCGGCGCACTTCGCGACCAACCCGGAGGAGCAGAAGGCGATCCTCGAGGACGCCTACATCCTGCTCGTCCGCGAGAAGGTCTCGTCGCTGGCGGAGCTGCTGCCGGTGCTCGAGAAGGTCGTTGAGGCCAAGAAGCCGCTGCTGATCATCGCCGAGGACGTCGACGGCGAAGCGCTGTCCACCCTCGTGGTGAACTCGCTGCGCAAGACGATCACCGCCGTCGCCGTCAAGGCGCCGTTCTTCGGTGACCGTCGCAAGGCGTTCCTGGACGACCTCGCGTTCGTCACCGGTGGTGAGGTCGTCTCCGCGGAGATCGGCCAGAAGCTGTCCGAGACCGACCTCGGTTCGCTGGGCAAGGCCCGCCGGATCGTCGTCACCAAGGACGACACCACGATCGTCGACGGCGGCGGGGCCAAGGACGCCATCCAGGGCCGGATCGCGCAGATCCGCAAGGAGATCGAGACCACCGACTCCGACTGGGACCGCGAGAAGCTGCAGGAGCGGCTCGCGAAGCTGGGCGGCGGTGTCGCGGTGATCAAGGTCGGCGCGGCCACCGAGACCGAGCTGAACGAGCGCAAGCACCGCATCGAGGACGCCGTGGCGGCGACAAAGGCGGCTGTCGAAGAGGGCATCCTGCCCGGCGGCGGCTCGGCGCTGGTGCACGCGGTCAAGGAGCTCGAAGACGGCCTCGGCCTCGAGGGCGACGAAGCGACCGGTGTCCGCATCGTGCGTGACGCGCTGTCCGCCCCGCTGTTCTGGATCGCGACCAACGCGGGCCACGAAGGTGCGGTCATCGTGAACAAGGTCCGGGAGCAGAGCTGGGGCCACGGCTTCAACGCCGCCACCGGCGAGCTGACGGACCTGCTGGCCGCCGGCATCGTCGACCCGGTCAAGGTGACCCGGTCCGCGGTGGCGAACGCCGCCTCGATCGCGCGCCTGGTGCTGACGACGGAGTCGTCGATCGTCGAGAAGCCGGCCGAGGAAGAGTCCGCCGCAGCGGGCCACGGCCACTCGCACTGA
- a CDS encoding WhiB family transcriptional regulator yields MTEAVRMADTRRLPGPNADMWDWQLEGSCRGMDSASFFHPDGERGPARARREARAKAVCLSCPVLEMCRSHALAVHEPYGIWGGLSESEREHLIKADKRTLSMSGG; encoded by the coding sequence ATGACGGAGGCGGTCAGGATGGCAGACACGCGCAGGCTCCCAGGACCCAACGCCGACATGTGGGACTGGCAGCTGGAGGGGTCGTGCCGGGGGATGGACAGCGCGTCCTTCTTTCACCCGGACGGCGAGCGCGGCCCGGCGCGGGCACGGCGGGAGGCCAGGGCGAAAGCCGTGTGCCTGAGCTGTCCCGTTTTGGAGATGTGCCGCAGCCACGCGCTGGCGGTGCACGAGCCCTACGGCATCTGGGGCGGGCTCTCGGAGTCCGAACGCGAACACTTGATCAAGGCCGACAAGCGCACGCTCAGCATGTCGGGCGGCTGA
- a CDS encoding MerR family transcriptional regulator, translating into MASVARRLGVAPSTLRTWDRRYGLGPSRHTDGRHRRYGTSDIGRLELMQRALLSGASTAEAARYALEQIPRSGSPQPEEPEEPPEPGTADDGHEVRSRLARRLSTAALAMDVHAVQRMLADTVAELGVLPAWTGVLEPVLSALRARWRGASAGAEVEYLLAECVYAALIRATPVLDEPRNTRPVLLGCVPEERDTMPMYALAASLAGRRIGAQLFGVPLPADVLAVAVRRSAPAAVVLWAHRHGMADTRLFARVSRGRQRSRLFACGPGWDPSGLPDKVEHLPDLQGAADRIEHVLVGVHH; encoded by the coding sequence GTGGCCTCGGTCGCCCGCCGGCTCGGGGTCGCGCCGTCCACCCTCCGAACCTGGGACCGGCGCTACGGGCTGGGCCCCAGCCGCCACACCGACGGCCGTCACCGCCGCTACGGCACCTCCGACATCGGCCGGCTCGAACTGATGCAGCGGGCCCTCCTCAGCGGCGCGTCGACGGCGGAGGCCGCGCGCTACGCCCTCGAGCAGATCCCGCGCTCCGGCTCACCGCAGCCGGAGGAGCCCGAGGAGCCTCCCGAACCCGGCACCGCCGACGACGGTCACGAGGTCCGCTCCCGCCTGGCGCGCCGGCTGAGCACCGCCGCGCTGGCCATGGACGTCCACGCCGTGCAGCGCATGCTCGCCGACACCGTCGCGGAGCTGGGGGTGCTGCCCGCCTGGACGGGCGTCCTCGAACCGGTCCTGTCGGCGCTGCGGGCCCGCTGGCGCGGGGCCAGCGCGGGCGCCGAGGTCGAGTACCTGCTCGCCGAGTGCGTGTACGCCGCCCTGATCCGCGCCACCCCGGTGCTCGACGAGCCGCGCAACACCCGCCCGGTGCTGCTCGGCTGCGTCCCGGAGGAGCGCGACACGATGCCGATGTACGCGCTTGCGGCGTCACTGGCCGGCCGGCGGATCGGCGCCCAGCTGTTCGGGGTCCCGCTGCCCGCGGACGTCCTGGCGGTGGCGGTCCGCCGCAGCGCGCCGGCGGCGGTGGTGCTGTGGGCCCACCGCCACGGGATGGCGGACACCCGCCTGTTCGCCCGGGTGTCGCGCGGGCGCCAGCGGAGCCGGCTGTTCGCCTGCGGCCCGGGCTGGGACCCGTCCGGGTTGCCGGACAAGGTGGAGCACCTCCCGGACCTGCAGGGCGCGGCGGACCGCATCGAGCACGTCCTGGTCGGGGTCCACCACTAA
- a CDS encoding response regulator transcription factor: MTTVLICDDRRSVREGLTRVMSAVPGVSRIDCVAHGDELLARYSRQPVDVVLVGTQRAVPTGVEATRRLVSANPQANVIVFGAPDDAGSIAAAIAGGARGYLRWDASRPELVAALAHTLASTSVPAPRQPSDPGVQLTERELQVLRGMSQGKSNGQIGRELYLSEDTVKTHARRLFRKLGVRDRAQAVAHGFRRGLVS, translated from the coding sequence GTGACGACGGTCTTGATCTGCGACGACCGACGCAGTGTCCGTGAAGGGCTCACCCGAGTGATGTCCGCGGTCCCTGGGGTCAGTCGCATCGACTGCGTAGCGCACGGTGACGAGCTGCTGGCCCGGTACTCCCGTCAGCCCGTCGACGTCGTGCTGGTCGGGACGCAACGCGCGGTCCCGACAGGTGTCGAAGCCACCCGGCGGCTCGTCTCCGCGAACCCCCAGGCGAACGTCATCGTGTTCGGCGCCCCCGACGACGCCGGCAGCATCGCTGCCGCCATCGCCGGTGGTGCCCGCGGCTACCTCCGCTGGGACGCGTCCCGGCCGGAGCTGGTCGCCGCACTGGCCCACACCCTCGCGAGCACCTCGGTGCCCGCGCCCCGTCAGCCGTCCGACCCGGGCGTCCAGCTGACCGAGCGCGAGCTTCAGGTGCTCCGCGGGATGAGCCAGGGCAAGAGCAACGGCCAGATCGGCCGCGAGCTGTACCTGTCCGAGGACACGGTCAAGACCCACGCCCGGCGGCTGTTCCGCAAGCTCGGCGTGCGCGACCGCGCGCAGGCCGTGGCTCACGGCTTCCGCCGCGGCCTGGTCAGCTGA
- a CDS encoding sigma-70 family RNA polymerase sigma factor: MANVGDGLDEPVAAAVEGDPQAVERLLAAIRPLVVRYCRARVGRQERSFASADDVAQEVCLAVLTALPSYRDQGRPFLAFVYGIAQHKVADAHRAAARNRAEPVAEIPDEVEGGVGPEQRALQGELNERMSQLLQVLPDKQREIVVLRVVVGLSAEETADAVGSTPGAVRVAQHRALARLRKVLAAEEVL, translated from the coding sequence ATGGCCAATGTGGGGGATGGACTGGATGAACCGGTCGCCGCTGCTGTCGAGGGAGATCCCCAGGCAGTGGAGCGGCTGCTGGCTGCTATCCGTCCACTGGTAGTGCGGTATTGCCGCGCTCGGGTTGGCAGGCAGGAGCGATCGTTCGCTTCGGCGGACGACGTTGCGCAGGAGGTGTGTCTCGCGGTGCTAACGGCATTGCCTTCGTACCGTGACCAAGGGCGCCCTTTCCTGGCCTTCGTCTACGGGATCGCCCAGCACAAGGTGGCCGACGCGCACCGCGCGGCGGCTCGCAACCGCGCCGAACCGGTCGCCGAGATCCCCGACGAGGTCGAGGGTGGCGTCGGTCCCGAGCAGCGGGCGTTGCAGGGTGAGCTGAACGAGCGGATGTCCCAGTTGTTGCAGGTGCTGCCGGACAAGCAGCGGGAGATCGTGGTGCTGCGCGTGGTCGTCGGCCTGTCGGCGGAGGAGACCGCGGACGCCGTGGGGTCCACCCCCGGAGCCGTCCGCGTCGCTCAGCACCGCGCGCTCGCGCGGCTGAGAAAGGTCCTGGCCGCGGAGGAGGTGCTCTGA
- a CDS encoding anti-sigma-D factor RsdA — protein sequence MTGHEKGFEPDDVWAGGLSGSEAEFAADLTAVQADDALLDALGGSDPALADGLGDQELNALLVAWRRDIDSEPLAELVDVDTAVRTVTTAALARRHASSGRRRRLLVPVAVAAAVLAIAFTGTGLAARSAEPGDTLWGLAKVLYSDHTHSVEAAANAKLDLEKANLAIAGGDLVAARQALQDAQTALSQVSDEDNKDQLMEQHRQLAAQLQNPDAPVQGPTQQPTSTQIPPGGVSATQVPPAGSATSIPGSSGGTTSLPGTATPTVTPPPPTTETTPPPPTTPTSTAASGNDPGTSPRSETVGGAGQQGVTDTP from the coding sequence GTGACCGGTCACGAAAAGGGTTTCGAGCCGGATGACGTCTGGGCCGGCGGCCTGTCGGGTTCGGAGGCGGAGTTCGCCGCCGACCTGACGGCGGTGCAGGCGGACGACGCCCTGCTCGACGCGCTCGGCGGATCCGACCCGGCCCTGGCCGACGGCCTCGGCGACCAGGAGCTCAACGCGTTGCTGGTGGCGTGGCGAAGAGACATCGACAGTGAGCCACTGGCCGAACTGGTCGACGTCGACACCGCTGTACGCACCGTCACCACCGCCGCTCTCGCGCGGCGGCACGCCTCGAGCGGACGCCGCCGCAGGCTGCTCGTCCCGGTCGCCGTCGCCGCCGCTGTGCTGGCGATCGCGTTCACCGGAACCGGGCTGGCCGCGCGCTCCGCGGAGCCCGGCGACACGCTTTGGGGCCTCGCGAAGGTCCTGTACTCCGATCACACCCACTCGGTCGAGGCGGCCGCGAACGCGAAGCTCGACCTCGAGAAGGCGAACCTCGCCATCGCCGGCGGCGACCTCGTCGCCGCCCGCCAGGCCCTCCAGGACGCCCAGACCGCGCTCTCGCAGGTCAGCGACGAGGACAACAAAGACCAGCTGATGGAGCAGCACCGGCAGCTCGCCGCCCAGCTCCAGAACCCGGACGCGCCGGTGCAGGGCCCGACCCAGCAGCCCACGTCGACGCAGATTCCGCCCGGTGGTGTCTCGGCGACGCAGGTGCCGCCGGCCGGCTCGGCGACGTCGATCCCGGGCAGCAGCGGCGGCACGACCAGCCTGCCGGGCACCGCGACGCCGACCGTGACGCCCCCGCCGCCGACCACCGAGACGACGCCCCCGCCGCCGACCACGCCGACCTCCACGGCCGCGAGCGGCAACGACCCGGGCACGTCACCCCGCAGCGAGACGGTCGGCGGTGCCGGCCAGCAGGGCGTCACCGATACGCCGTAG
- a CDS encoding DUF5319 domain-containing protein — protein sequence MQAVAHDVLPPDPFADDPDDPARAFLDNEERLDEPISDQERTELLADLSDLAVYQALLEPRGVRGIVVDCGECDEPHYHDWHLLRASLEQLLADGRMRPHEPAYDPNPGDYVSWDYCRGFADGVTANESAY from the coding sequence GTGCAGGCCGTGGCGCATGACGTTCTGCCTCCGGACCCGTTCGCGGACGACCCGGACGACCCGGCCCGCGCGTTCCTCGACAACGAGGAGCGGCTGGACGAGCCGATCAGCGACCAGGAACGCACCGAGCTGCTGGCCGATCTCTCTGATCTGGCCGTCTACCAGGCGCTTCTCGAGCCTCGCGGGGTCCGCGGGATCGTCGTGGACTGCGGCGAGTGCGACGAACCGCACTACCACGACTGGCACCTGCTGCGGGCCAGCCTGGAGCAGCTGCTGGCCGACGGGCGGATGCGCCCGCACGAGCCGGCCTACGACCCGAACCCCGGCGACTACGTCAGCTGGGACTACTGCCGCGGCTTCGCGGACGGCGTCACGGCGAACGAAAGCGCGTACTGA